The sequence below is a genomic window from Augochlora pura isolate Apur16 unplaced genomic scaffold, APUR_v2.2.1 APUR_unplaced_6146, whole genome shotgun sequence.
TCAAGCTTGCTACTGTAACCTCGCTTGGAGAAACTAGATGATTGGCGTTCAAACAATGCAAGCACtgaaatgtatataaatggtCGAATGACGGAAGAATTAAATGTAACGTAATCAATCCACGTTATAATTTCatcatttctaattaaaaggTAAGCATGGACAAAATATGGCAGGATAAGTAGAAAGTGTTGCAAAATCATAGATTTAACTATAATTCAGGTTGTCTTTCATTAACaagatatataaattcgataaCTCAATACCAGTCATTCCATTGAGgtcaacattttattatttatttcaagtcTTGTGAAAGGGTTACTTCGGGAGTTCTTTAACAAGCCCAAGGACCTCGTCACTATACTAATTCCAATCAATCAACTCCAAGTTGTTCGATTGctattattgtaactccgatCTAACGTTCATCTCTTTCTGTCAAGTTTTGCTCTCCACTCTTGGATATTGATAGGCTTCAAATAGGGATCATCCTCCGCCTTTTTCAGCATAGGCGACAATTCCATAGAGTCTATGGGACTCATTCTCAAGTAGCCAACTTCTGCCGCGGTTTCAGATGGGGTAGAATTCTTGCGACTCTGAGCCGGTGGAGGAAGCGAAACGTGGTCAGAAGCAGAGACCATCGCCAGGTAATCGTTCATTCCGTCCTCCAGCCGAGTTCTGTTCATATCCATGTGGGGGGCGTTTAATTCGATGTAATGCTGAAATCATCAATTTTGCTTTAAATTGAGTCACGTAGAGTTAATTAGACGAATGCAAGGATCTTTCGAAATTGTCATTAGTAAACGCATGCTTCCTACACGACCATGGTACCCAATAAGCCCGTATAATGTGTGTTATGCGAAAACGTATTCGAGTATCTCATTCAGTTTAAGATAATCTGATTGATTCGAATATGTAGACCTAGATAGACCAATGTGTAGATCACTCAACGAACTCACCGCTTTCACGTTATCCTCCAACAGATTTCCTACACGGTCGGCTAGCTGCGTGAAATTCGGACGTAGAGAAGGCTGGACCTTCCAACACTGACACATTATATCATACCTGCAaacgaaaaattgcaatatttgagGTATCGTTTactaattacattgtaaatacGGTCGATGTACGATTATACACGCTAATACAAGTGATCATTCAATTGGAAAGGCTTAGAAATATGCATTCGATGTAAGTCTCGCAGCTCTCCTATTGTAGTGATAGgttattttaaagagaaacCAAAGACATATAGCCCGACGCAACTCCACCTTTCGTTAATTTATAGCGTGGTCAGGAATTCGCGAAGTTACTCAGGAATTGATGGCGAGCATAATACAAAAAGCACTGCCTCAAATCCTttccaaa
It includes:
- the LOC144478003 gene encoding uncharacterized protein LOC144478003; protein product: MCQCWKVQPSLRPNFTQLADRVGNLLEDNVKAHYIELNAPHMDMNRTRLEDGMNDYLAMVSASDHVSLPPPAQSRKNSTPSETAAEVGYLRMSPIDSMELSPMLKKAEDDPYLKPINIQEWRAKLDRKR